CGCGGCGCGGTCGCCTTCGTCGTCGTCTCCCACCTGAACCTGGCCCTGCTCCTCTGCGCGCTCCACCGCTTCGAGGTCGCGCCGCACGGGTCCCCCGCGCGCGGCCGCGCCAGGCTCGCCGTGTGGCTCCTCACCACCACGCTCACCGCCGCCTTCACCTGGAAGATCGGGGAGGTGATGCCACTGGGCCTCGCGGTCGCGGCATGGGTCTtggccgccgccaccgtcggCGGTGGGTTCTACGCTCTGTTTCTCCATGATGATAACGATGAGAAGCGATCTGAATCTCTGATCATGCGAGACTGCGAGAGGGATGAGAGACATCTGTATGTTCTTGCTTCATAGATGGCCAGATGGTATAACAGTATAACACCAACTTCTCTGACGCACTCTGATGAGCGTCCATACGATCGAGAAATAAAAGTCATACTGTATCTATTAATATAGAGGGAGCCTAAGCCTATGAGAACTGCTATTACCTGATCTGATGTTTCTGCATTTTGTTTGCGTCGCTTTCGCCGTTTTGCATATAGACTCTTCCAACTTGAACAAATGCTTAGTTCTTGAAGGACAGAACACATTCTAGCCACAATATATTATTAATAATTTTTGATATGGTTCGTCCCAAATTATTCTATGCAAATCGCAACGTATCTGCAATATTTGGCTATTTGCATGTGAATGTAGCTCTGTGAACCTTGTTATTTGCATGTGAGTGTAGCTCTGTGGATCCGGTGAGAATATCAATAAGTTGGCCACTTGTTGATGCTTCAGTATTTTGACCGTCTATTTTTTCTCTAGACTTTGGTTTTGATATTCTTGGACCTACTAGAAAGCTTTTGTAAAATTCTCCAACTTGAACTTGATATCATACCAATTCGATCAGCTGTAGAGTCATGAGACCTCCAATTTCAACCATCTCTTTGTCCCGGCTTTACCTTTTGTTTCTTTCACTTGATCTTTAGTGTCTAAGTCTACATTTACCATCTCTGAAACAATAGGTAAACTTTGAGCTATCTAAGTTTTGCCACCTTGAATAGCATATACTATCAGCTATCAGTAATGAAAGTTTATGTCAAATATTAGGGCTAGAGACAAACAGTGCTAGCTCCATCTGGGCATTGAAAAAAATATGCAGTAAGCAGCTTTCAGATATTGGTAGTGTCTGATTGATGAAAGAAGCGTGATGGTGATGTTGCTAGAAAGCTGCCTTTTCTTTTTCCGGCCTAGAACATTTGTTAACTATCATGCTCTATCATATCATACTCGTAGCTTTACTGCTGAGAC
The nucleotide sequence above comes from Miscanthus floridulus cultivar M001 chromosome 18, ASM1932011v1, whole genome shotgun sequence. Encoded proteins:
- the LOC136522822 gene encoding uncharacterized protein isoform X2, with amino-acid sequence MAYAAELPYANDPNQKPKPAAAAPAAPTRRVRWTTVAILVFLALNLALCVRRVHGDGRGAVAFVVVSHLNLALLLCALHRFEVAPHGSPARGRARLAVWLLTTTLTAAFTWKIGEVMPLGLAVAAWVLAAATVGDQDLELEQG
- the LOC136522822 gene encoding uncharacterized protein isoform X1, which produces MAYAAELPYANDPNQKPKPAAAAPAAPTRRVRWTTVAILVFLALNLALCVRRVHGDGRGAVAFVVVSHLNLALLLCALHRFEVAPHGSPARGRARLAVWLLTTTLTAAFTWKIGEVMPLGLAVAAWVLAAATVGGGFYALFLHDDNDEKRSESLIMRDCERDERHLYVLAS